A section of the Rhizobium sp. BG4 genome encodes:
- a CDS encoding glucoamylase family protein — translation MSISNPSPSPSRDSEVKQIDHNDSIRSTYLSIEDIKAMGEAVARSGADSLPAFAPFDFFARHKENEKEILRVYRTTAADVESGETITPAAEWLLDNHYIVEEAIQEVRRDFPRRFYRELPTVNVGGTQVPRTLVLAWLYVAHTHSTVSQESLTALVDGFQQVETLKIGELWAVPSLVRYVLVENLRRISSRVERSRRMRRRANEAADELVRLADPAKAAEYLKSLETLAEDNTFSTQFLYRMRDGSQSSSLAIAWLDDRLASLGRDTEEATMAEHSRLSSGNVTMGNIIRSLREIDDTEWSVWVEQVSHVDKLLWDKSDYGILDSGSRNKYRKQIEKLAKRSPLTEMEVAQLALDMTEEAKASDEPQPHEPNVGGFLAGMHRPKFEVRANYRPTLVQHFVRTVRKFNWLSIAVPVALLTILAMVIVGKFMANAGMSPAEIIVLLIMFSLPASEGATGLFNTVLSFFVTPSRLVGYEFKEGIPEDARTLVVVPCLISNRDSVDELVRNLEVHYLANPRGEIYYSLLSDWPDSQVEETANDLEVLDYARREIANLSARYAFDGKTRFYLLHRRRLYNPAEGAWMGWERKRGKLHELNMLLRGDSDTTYLPGANIVPENVQYVMTLDADTRLMRDAVTKLVGKLYHPINRPVLNPKTGRVESGYGVLQPRVTPSLTTGKDASVFQRVFSINRGLDPYVFTVSDVYQDLAGEGTFTGKGLYHVDAFEASLKGRIDENSVLSHDLLEGSMARCALVTDLELVEDFPIRYEVETSRQHRWARGDWQLLPYMFNPKYGVTALGRWKMFDNLRRSLTPIAWFFASVLGWYFMGPLGALVWQILLIFCLFVAPTLSLINGIIPRTSDIVARAHLYTVWSDIRAANAQVALRIVFIADTACMMADAIGRSLYRLFVSHKLMLQWRTAASVQAGKQGTISSYYKAMWHAPVLAVLALAFAALSGDSAFLVGIPFAVLWILSPLVAYYVSQSAETEDRLEVAEKDSIELRKIARRTWRYFDTFTTAEQNHLPPDNVQETPHVIVATRTSPTNIGVYLLSVVSGRQFGWFSFEETIDRLEKTIATIDKMEKYRGHLYNWYHTDTLQTLGPRYVSAVDSGNLAGHLIAVSSACRNWAEAPSAHMQGNLDGVGDTAGILGEVLADLPDDRKTVRPLRRRLEERIIGFQNALAAVKREHEFASIRVINLAVLARDIQKLAANLDHEVKSSLSGELTRWAEQLVKVCEAHISDSTYDLSNIDPLRPRLIALRDKARDLAFSMDFSFLFRPERRLLSIGYRVESGELDQACYDLLASECRLTSLFGIAKGDLPTEHWYRLGRQVVPVGSRGALVSWSGSMFEYLMPPLVMQERGGGILNQTNNLVIVEQMNYGRKLGVPWGISEAAFNARDHNMNYQYTNFGVPTLGLKRGLGHNAVIAPYASILASQYDPKAALENLERLRGLGALGKYGFHDAVDFTPTRVPEGKKCAVVYNYYAHHHGMSIAAVANVAFNGHLRELFHSDPVIEAAELLLQEKAPRDIPVMSGKHESDTPASIQDDLLRPELRKIADPLSRDRELVFLSNGHYSMMLTATGAGYARWNGQSVTRWKPDPTEDRWGSFIFLRDTATNEWWSATAEPKSVEGEKVNVLFADEKAEFTKIVGDLTSEVECIVATEHDAEGRRLTLLNMGTEDRFIEVTSYMEPVITTDDTDNAHPAFARMFVKTDFGKRGDVIRAERNKRDPNEANMSIAHLIVDSAGPQRQTEFETDRRKFLGRGRSLADAAAFDPGATLSGSEGFTLDPILSLRRTVRVPAGKKVIVIFWTIAAPSRDDVDKAVERYRHADAFQHELVQAWTRTQVQMRHVGVTSQQAAAFQHLGRHLVYPDMDMRSDASVQAGMASQSSLWPLAISGDFPIFMLRINDDMDLDIVREALLAQEYLRSRGVTADLVIMNERASSYAQDMQHAVDQMCENVRRMGQADGLRQHIFAVRKDLMEETTYHALMAAARVTFHAKNGKVLDQINRAIALRSPSKEEQEEMQKAAERSKMTATKRIAPVIKPRPLPAEIEEQGDLDFWNGFGGFARDGREYVVRLAGGTATPQPWINVISNDKFGFHVSAEGAGFTWSVNSRDYQLTSWSNDAVVNRSGEAIYVADLDNNDILTPYAGLSQRADARFETRHGLGYSVFSSEQNDIAMEVTQTVHREKPVKMQRVRLRNNGAGARKLRLYGYVEWVLGNNPQRTVPFILSSADEETGTLFAGNQYSIDFSNRVAFFGASEKPSSFGTSRREFIGKAGTIQAPQALKPSVPLSGSNELDGDPAAVLAIDITLAPGEARDVTFFMGDTASRDEAAALAKEIRSASIEDAVQANRDFWQGFTGKVQITTPDQGMNNLINAWLPYQSLGCRIMARSAFYQASGAFGFRDQLQDTLAFVLQEPSLARNQIVNAASRQFREGDVQHWWLPGTGAGVRTLISDDVVWLAYGIHHYCSVTGDKTVLDEQLPFLEGPALLEGQHDSFYKPEISEDKASIYEHAALALDLAIKRTGSNGMPLILGGDWNDGMNRVGIHGQGTSVWLGWFLAGALRSFTPYAEERGDKARVERWTKHLGELKTALESAGWDGGYYRRGTFDDGSLLGSKESLECQIDSIAQSWSVLSGEGNPDHAKTAMDAVLSRLVDRDTRIIRLFTPPFATSAKDPGYIKAYPPGVRENGGQYTHAATWVVMALAEMNRGDDALACFDLLNPITHSRDKSSAEHYRVEPYTIAADVYGEGALKGRGGWTWYTGSAGWLYRAAVEGILGIRLKDGRLFVRPALPSSWDGFSAEVEHSGVKYRISVSKSSQPGGYSLAINGNDIANPSEGYPVG, via the coding sequence ATGTCAATTTCCAATCCGTCTCCGAGCCCGTCGCGCGATTCCGAAGTGAAGCAGATCGATCATAACGACTCGATCCGTTCGACCTACCTCTCCATCGAAGACATCAAGGCGATGGGCGAAGCAGTCGCCCGCAGCGGGGCGGATTCGCTTCCTGCCTTCGCGCCTTTCGACTTCTTCGCGCGGCACAAGGAGAACGAGAAGGAGATCCTGCGGGTCTACCGGACGACGGCCGCGGATGTGGAATCGGGCGAGACCATCACGCCCGCTGCGGAATGGCTGCTGGATAATCACTACATCGTCGAAGAGGCGATCCAGGAAGTCCGCCGCGACTTTCCGCGCCGTTTCTACCGCGAACTGCCGACCGTCAATGTCGGCGGCACGCAGGTGCCGCGCACGCTCGTGCTCGCCTGGCTCTATGTCGCCCATACACACAGCACGGTCTCGCAGGAAAGCCTGACGGCGCTGGTTGACGGCTTCCAGCAGGTCGAGACGCTGAAGATCGGCGAGCTCTGGGCGGTGCCGTCGCTGGTGCGCTACGTGCTCGTCGAAAACCTCCGCCGCATCTCGAGCCGCGTCGAGCGCAGCCGGCGCATGCGCCGCCGCGCCAATGAGGCTGCCGACGAGCTCGTGCGTCTCGCCGATCCGGCCAAGGCTGCCGAATATCTGAAGTCGCTGGAGACGCTGGCCGAGGACAATACGTTCTCGACGCAGTTCCTCTACCGCATGCGTGATGGCTCGCAATCCTCAAGCCTGGCGATCGCCTGGCTGGACGACCGTCTTGCCTCGCTCGGCCGCGACACCGAAGAAGCGACGATGGCGGAGCATAGCCGCCTGTCTTCGGGCAACGTGACGATGGGCAACATCATTCGCAGCCTGCGCGAGATCGACGATACCGAATGGTCCGTCTGGGTCGAGCAGGTCAGCCATGTCGACAAGCTGCTCTGGGACAAGTCGGATTACGGCATTCTCGATTCCGGCTCGCGAAACAAATATCGCAAGCAGATCGAAAAGCTCGCCAAGCGCTCGCCGCTGACCGAAATGGAAGTGGCGCAGCTGGCTCTCGACATGACGGAGGAGGCCAAGGCTTCCGACGAGCCGCAGCCGCATGAGCCGAATGTCGGCGGATTCCTGGCCGGCATGCATCGGCCGAAATTCGAGGTGCGGGCCAATTACCGCCCGACGCTCGTCCAGCATTTCGTCCGCACCGTCCGCAAGTTCAACTGGCTGTCGATCGCCGTGCCCGTGGCGCTGCTGACGATCCTGGCGATGGTCATCGTCGGCAAGTTCATGGCGAATGCCGGCATGAGCCCGGCGGAGATCATCGTTCTCCTGATCATGTTTTCGCTACCGGCTTCGGAAGGCGCGACGGGTCTTTTCAATACCGTGCTATCCTTCTTCGTGACGCCGTCGCGTCTCGTCGGCTATGAGTTCAAGGAAGGCATTCCGGAAGACGCGCGCACGCTCGTCGTCGTTCCCTGCCTGATTTCCAATCGCGACAGTGTCGATGAACTCGTCCGCAATCTCGAGGTCCACTATCTCGCGAACCCGCGCGGTGAGATCTATTATTCGCTGCTCAGCGATTGGCCGGACAGCCAGGTCGAGGAAACCGCCAACGATCTCGAAGTGCTGGACTATGCCCGCCGCGAGATTGCGAACCTCTCGGCCCGCTACGCCTTCGATGGCAAGACCCGCTTCTACCTGCTGCACCGCCGTCGCCTCTACAATCCGGCCGAAGGCGCCTGGATGGGCTGGGAGCGCAAGCGCGGCAAGCTGCATGAGCTGAACATGCTGCTGCGCGGCGACAGCGATACGACCTATCTGCCGGGCGCCAACATCGTTCCTGAAAACGTCCAGTATGTCATGACGCTCGATGCCGACACGCGCCTGATGCGCGATGCGGTCACCAAGCTTGTCGGCAAGCTCTACCATCCGATCAACCGTCCGGTTCTGAACCCGAAAACCGGCCGTGTGGAAAGCGGTTACGGCGTTCTGCAGCCGCGCGTCACGCCGTCGCTGACGACGGGCAAGGATGCCTCGGTCTTCCAGCGCGTCTTCTCGATCAACCGCGGTCTCGACCCCTATGTCTTCACGGTTTCCGACGTCTATCAGGACCTCGCAGGCGAAGGCACGTTTACGGGCAAAGGCCTCTATCACGTCGACGCCTTCGAGGCGTCGCTGAAGGGTCGTATCGACGAGAACTCGGTTCTCAGCCACGACCTTCTCGAAGGCTCCATGGCGCGCTGCGCGCTCGTCACCGATCTGGAGCTCGTCGAAGACTTCCCGATCCGCTACGAAGTCGAAACCTCGCGCCAGCATCGCTGGGCGCGTGGCGACTGGCAGCTGCTGCCTTACATGTTCAATCCGAAATACGGCGTCACCGCGCTCGGCCGCTGGAAGATGTTCGACAACCTGCGCCGCTCGCTGACGCCGATCGCCTGGTTCTTTGCGTCGGTTCTCGGCTGGTATTTCATGGGCCCGCTCGGCGCGCTCGTCTGGCAGATCCTGCTGATCTTCTGCCTGTTTGTTGCGCCGACCTTGTCGCTCATCAACGGCATCATTCCGCGCACCAGCGATATCGTCGCGCGCGCTCATCTTTACACTGTCTGGTCGGATATCCGGGCTGCCAACGCGCAAGTGGCGCTGCGTATCGTCTTTATCGCCGATACCGCCTGCATGATGGCCGATGCCATTGGCCGTTCGCTCTACCGCCTGTTCGTCAGCCACAAGCTGATGCTGCAATGGCGCACCGCCGCCAGCGTTCAGGCTGGCAAGCAGGGCACGATCAGCTCCTATTACAAGGCGATGTGGCATGCTCCGGTTCTGGCCGTGCTCGCCCTCGCCTTCGCGGCACTTTCGGGCGATAGCGCCTTCCTCGTCGGCATTCCGTTTGCCGTTCTCTGGATCCTCTCGCCGCTCGTTGCCTACTACGTGAGCCAGTCGGCAGAGACCGAAGACCGGCTCGAAGTGGCCGAGAAGGACTCGATCGAGCTCCGTAAGATCGCCCGCCGCACCTGGCGCTATTTCGACACGTTCACGACGGCCGAGCAGAACCATCTGCCGCCTGACAACGTGCAGGAGACGCCACATGTGATCGTCGCGACCCGTACGTCGCCGACCAATATTGGCGTCTATCTTCTCTCGGTCGTCTCAGGCCGCCAGTTCGGCTGGTTCTCCTTCGAGGAGACGATTGACCGGCTGGAGAAGACGATCGCCACCATCGACAAGATGGAGAAGTACCGTGGTCACCTCTACAACTGGTATCACACTGATACACTGCAGACGCTTGGCCCGCGCTACGTCTCGGCCGTCGACAGCGGTAACCTTGCCGGTCACCTGATTGCCGTCTCATCCGCCTGCCGCAACTGGGCGGAAGCGCCGTCGGCACATATGCAGGGCAATCTCGATGGCGTCGGCGATACCGCCGGCATTCTCGGCGAAGTGCTGGCCGATTTGCCTGACGATCGCAAGACCGTGCGTCCGCTGCGCCGCCGTCTGGAAGAGCGCATCATCGGCTTCCAGAACGCCCTTGCCGCCGTCAAACGCGAGCATGAGTTCGCCTCGATCCGCGTCATCAACCTTGCGGTTCTCGCACGCGATATCCAGAAGCTCGCCGCCAACCTCGACCACGAAGTCAAGTCGTCGCTCAGCGGCGAACTGACCCGCTGGGCCGAGCAGCTGGTGAAGGTCTGCGAAGCGCATATTTCCGACAGCACCTACGATCTGTCGAATATCGATCCGCTGCGTCCGCGCCTGATCGCTCTCCGCGACAAGGCCCGTGACCTGGCCTTCTCGATGGACTTCTCGTTCCTGTTCCGTCCGGAGCGGCGTCTTCTGTCGATCGGCTACCGCGTCGAAAGCGGCGAGCTCGACCAGGCCTGCTACGACCTTCTGGCGTCGGAATGCCGCCTGACTTCGCTCTTCGGTATCGCCAAGGGCGACCTGCCGACGGAGCACTGGTACCGCCTGGGACGTCAGGTCGTTCCCGTGGGTTCGCGCGGCGCGCTGGTCTCCTGGTCCGGCTCGATGTTCGAATACCTGATGCCGCCGCTCGTCATGCAGGAGCGCGGTGGTGGTATTCTCAACCAGACCAACAATCTCGTGATCGTCGAGCAGATGAATTACGGCCGCAAGCTGGGCGTTCCGTGGGGTATCTCGGAAGCGGCCTTCAATGCCCGCGACCATAACATGAACTACCAGTACACCAACTTCGGTGTGCCGACGCTCGGCCTGAAGCGTGGTCTCGGCCACAACGCCGTCATCGCGCCCTACGCATCGATCCTTGCCAGCCAGTACGATCCGAAGGCAGCCCTCGAAAACCTTGAGCGCCTGCGCGGTCTCGGCGCGCTCGGCAAGTACGGCTTCCATGACGCTGTCGACTTCACGCCGACCCGCGTTCCGGAAGGCAAGAAATGCGCGGTGGTCTATAACTACTATGCCCACCACCATGGCATGTCGATTGCGGCTGTCGCCAACGTCGCCTTCAACGGCCACCTGCGCGAGCTCTTCCATTCCGATCCGGTGATCGAAGCCGCCGAACTGCTGCTGCAGGAAAAGGCGCCGCGCGACATCCCGGTGATGAGCGGCAAGCACGAGTCGGATACGCCTGCCAGCATCCAGGACGACCTGCTGCGTCCGGAACTGCGCAAAATCGCCGACCCGCTGTCGCGCGACCGCGAGCTCGTGTTCCTGTCGAACGGCCATTATTCGATGATGCTGACGGCGACCGGCGCCGGCTATGCCCGCTGGAACGGCCAGTCCGTGACCCGCTGGAAGCCCGATCCGACCGAAGACCGCTGGGGCAGCTTCATCTTCCTGCGCGACACCGCCACCAACGAATGGTGGTCGGCGACCGCGGAGCCGAAGAGCGTCGAAGGCGAAAAGGTCAATGTGCTCTTTGCCGATGAAAAGGCGGAGTTCACCAAGATCGTCGGCGATCTGACGAGCGAAGTCGAATGCATCGTCGCCACCGAGCATGATGCCGAAGGCCGCCGCCTGACGCTGCTCAACATGGGCACCGAAGACCGGTTCATCGAGGTCACCTCCTATATGGAGCCGGTGATCACCACCGATGATACGGACAATGCTCACCCGGCCTTTGCCCGCATGTTCGTCAAGACCGACTTCGGCAAGCGCGGTGACGTCATCCGCGCCGAGCGCAACAAGCGCGACCCGAATGAAGCGAACATGAGCATCGCGCATCTGATCGTCGACAGCGCCGGTCCGCAGCGCCAGACCGAGTTCGAAACCGATCGTCGCAAGTTCCTCGGCCGTGGCCGCAGCCTTGCCGATGCGGCTGCATTCGATCCGGGCGCGACGCTGTCCGGCAGCGAAGGCTTCACGCTCGATCCGATCCTGTCGCTGCGCCGCACGGTTCGCGTGCCGGCCGGCAAGAAGGTTATCGTGATCTTCTGGACCATCGCTGCGCCGAGCCGCGACGACGTGGACAAGGCCGTCGAGCGCTATCGTCACGCCGATGCCTTCCAGCACGAGCTGGTGCAGGCATGGACGCGCACGCAGGTGCAGATGCGCCATGTCGGCGTCACCTCGCAGCAGGCTGCCGCCTTCCAGCATCTCGGCCGTCATCTCGTCTATCCGGATATGGATATGCGCTCCGACGCCTCGGTTCAGGCCGGCATGGCATCGCAGTCGTCGCTCTGGCCGCTGGCGATTTCGGGCGACTTCCCGATCTTCATGCTGCGCATCAACGACGACATGGATCTCGATATCGTTCGCGAAGCGCTGCTGGCGCAGGAATATCTGCGCTCGCGTGGCGTCACCGCCGATCTCGTGATCATGAATGAGCGCGCCTCCTCCTATGCCCAGGATATGCAGCACGCTGTCGACCAGATGTGCGAAAACGTCCGCCGCATGGGCCAGGCCGATGGTCTGCGCCAGCATATCTTTGCCGTGCGCAAGGACCTGATGGAGGAAACGACCTATCACGCGCTGATGGCCGCTGCCCGCGTCACCTTCCATGCGAAGAACGGCAAGGTACTTGATCAGATCAACCGCGCCATCGCGCTCCGCTCGCCCTCCAAGGAAGAGCAGGAAGAGATGCAGAAGGCTGCCGAGCGCAGCAAGATGACGGCAACGAAGCGTATCGCGCCGGTCATCAAGCCGCGCCCCCTGCCTGCCGAAATCGAAGAGCAGGGCGATCTGGACTTCTGGAACGGCTTTGGCGGCTTTGCCCGCGACGGCCGCGAGTATGTCGTTCGCCTCGCCGGCGGCACGGCAACGCCGCAGCCGTGGATCAACGTGATCTCGAACGACAAGTTCGGCTTCCACGTTTCGGCCGAAGGCGCCGGCTTCACATGGTCGGTCAACTCGCGCGACTATCAGCTGACCAGCTGGTCGAACGATGCCGTCGTCAACCGTTCGGGCGAAGCGATCTATGTCGCCGATCTCGACAACAATGACATCCTGACGCCCTATGCCGGTCTGTCGCAGCGCGCCGATGCGCGTTTCGAAACCCGCCACGGTCTCGGCTACTCGGTCTTCTCCAGCGAGCAGAACGATATCGCCATGGAGGTCACCCAGACCGTCCATCGCGAAAAGCCGGTCAAGATGCAGCGCGTTCGCCTGCGCAACAACGGCGCCGGCGCCCGCAAGCTCAGGCTCTACGGCTATGTAGAGTGGGTACTCGGCAACAATCCGCAGCGCACCGTTCCCTTCATCCTGTCCTCGGCGGATGAGGAAACCGGAACGCTGTTTGCCGGCAACCAATACAGCATCGATTTCTCGAACAGGGTGGCCTTCTTCGGCGCCAGCGAGAAGCCTTCGAGCTTCGGCACCAGCCGCCGCGAGTTCATCGGCAAGGCCGGTACGATCCAGGCGCCGCAGGCGCTGAAGCCCTCCGTTCCACTCTCCGGCTCGAACGAGCTCGATGGTGATCCGGCCGCTGTGCTGGCAATCGACATCACGCTGGCACCGGGTGAAGCACGCGACGTCACCTTCTTCATGGGCGATACCGCGTCCAGGGATGAAGCGGCAGCGCTTGCGAAGGAAATCCGGTCGGCCAGCATCGAGGATGCCGTTCAGGCAAACCGCGACTTCTGGCAGGGCTTTACCGGCAAGGTGCAGATTACGACTCCCGATCAGGGTATGAACAATCTCATCAATGCCTGGCTGCCCTATCAGAGCCTCGGCTGCCGTATCATGGCGCGTTCGGCCTTCTATCAGGCAAGTGGTGCCTTCGGCTTCCGCGACCAGCTGCAGGATACCCTGGCATTCGTGCTGCAAGAGCCTTCGCTGGCCCGTAACCAGATCGTCAACGCCGCCTCGCGGCAGTTCCGTGAAGGTGACGTCCAGCATTGGTGGCTGCCGGGAACGGGGGCGGGCGTCCGCACGCTGATCTCGGATGATGTCGTCTGGCTTGCTTACGGTATCCACCACTATTGCAGCGTCACCGGCGACAAGACCGTGCTCGACGAGCAGCTGCCGTTCCTTGAAGGACCGGCGCTGCTCGAAGGACAGCATGACTCATTCTACAAGCCCGAGATTTCCGAGGACAAGGCGAGCATCTACGAGCATGCCGCTCTCGCCCTCGACCTAGCAATCAAGCGGACCGGCTCGAACGGCATGCCGCTGATCCTCGGCGGCGACTGGAACGACGGCATGAACCGCGTCGGCATCCATGGACAGGGCACGAGCGTCTGGCTCGGCTGGTTCCTCGCCGGTGCGCTTCGCTCCTTCACGCCTTATGCCGAAGAACGCGGCGACAAGGCGCGCGTTGAACGCTGGACCAAGCATCTCGGCGAACTCAAGACGGCTCTCGAAAGCGCTGGCTGGGATGGCGGCTACTATCGCCGCGGCACGTTCGACGACGGCAGCCTGCTGGGCTCGAAGGAAAGCCTGGAATGCCAGATCGATTCGATCGCGCAGTCCTGGAGTGTGCTCTCGGGCGAAGGCAATCCTGATCATGCTAAGACGGCGATGGATGCGGTTCTGAGCCGTCTCGTCGATCGCGACACGCGCATCATCCGGCTGTTCACTCCGCCTTTCGCGACCTCGGCCAAGGATCCGGGCTATATCAAGGCCTATCCTCCGGGCGTTCGCGAGAACGGAGGCCAGTACACGCATGCTGCGACCTGGGTGGTCATGGCGCTGGCGGAGATGAACCGCGGCGACGATGCGCTCGCCTGCTTCGATCTGCTCAACCCGATCACGCATTCGCGCGACAAGAGTTCTGCCGAGCACTATCGCGTCGAGCCCTATACGATCGCGGCTGACGTCTATGGCGAAGGCGCTCTCAAGGGACGCGGCGGCTGGACCTGGTATACGGGATCGGCTGGCTGGCTCTATCGCGCCGCCGTCGAAGGCATCCTCGGAATCCGGCTGAAGGACGGGCGCCTGTTCGTTCGTCCGGCGCTCCCGAGCAGCTGGGATGGCTTCTCTGCAGAGGTCGAACATTCCGGTGTGAAATACCGCATTTCGGTCTCAAAATCGTCCCA